The following proteins come from a genomic window of Saccharomyces mikatae IFO 1815 strain IFO1815 genome assembly, chromosome: 7:
- the IRC7 gene encoding cysteine-S-conjugate beta-lyase IRC7, which yields MIDSTELSDFGISTQLSVIGRNPDEQCGFVNPALYKGSTIIHKTLEDLEQRKGRFFYGTAGSPTIANLEDAWTHLTGSAGTVLSPSGLGSISLALLTLSKAGDHILITDSVYFPTRMLCDGLLAKFGIETEYYDPSIGEDIEKLVKPNTTVIFLESPGSGTMEIQNIPALVSVAKKHGIKTILDNTWATPLFFDAHGHGIDISLEAGTKYLGGHSDLLLGLVSANEECWPLLRSTYDAMAMLPGADDCLLALRGMRTLHLRLKEAERKALDLAAWFKKRDEVEKVLHPAFEDCPGHEYWVRDYKGSSGLFSIVLKDGFTRSGLENMVDNMKVFELGYSWGGYDSLITPVNPPTQRKAAPWSHNGFALRIQVGLEELEDLKRDLELGFERLTEEISMTPLQI from the coding sequence ATGATTGATTCTACAGAGTTGTCAGATTTCGGTATAAGTACGCAACTGTCTGTTATTGGACGCAACCCAGATGAACAATGTGGATTTGTTAACCCAGCATTGTATAAGGGGTCAACCATCATTCATAAGACACTTGAAGATCTCGAGCAAAGGAAaggaagatttttttacgGTACAGCGGGTTCTCCAACCATTGCAAACTTAGAAGATGCCTGGACGCATTTAACCGGTAGTGCTGGAACAGTTTTGTCTCCTTCTGGTCTTGGGTCTATCTCTCTGGCGTTGTTGACCCTTTCGAAAGCTGGTGATCATATCCTGATTACTGACAGTGTTTACTTTCCAACACGTATGCTATGTGACGGTCTATTGGCTAAGTTTGGTATTGAAACGGAGTACTATGACCCATCAATAGGCGAAGATATAGAAAAACTAGTTAAGCCAAACACAACCGTAATATTCCTCGAAAGTCCAGGTTCTGGAACAATGGAAATCCAAAATATTCCTGCCTTGGTCTCCGTCGCAAAAAAGCATGGAATAAAGACAATTCTAGACAACACATGGGCTACACCGCTCTTTTTTGATGCTCATGGACATGGTATTGATATCTCGCTAGAAGCTGGGACAAAATATCTAGGTGGTCATTCCGATCTTCTTCTTGGCCTGGTTTCTGCAAATGAAGAATGTTGGCCGTTATTGCGGTCAACTTACGATGCAATGGCAATGTTACCAGGTGCCGATGATTGTTTATTAGCATTACGAGGAATGCGTACTTTGCATTTGCGATTGAAAGAAGCGGAAAGAAAAGCCCTGGATTTAGCTGCTTGGTTCAAGAAGCGAGATGAGGTTGAAAAAGTCCTTCACCCTGCATTTGAAGACTGTCCTGGCCATGAATACTGGGTTCGGGATTACAAAGGTTCTTCGGGCCTATTTTCCATTGTTCTTAAAGATGGGTTCACAAGATCTGGACTGGAAAACATGGTAGATAATATGAAAGTTTTCGAACTAGGATACTCATGGGGAGGTTATGATTCCTTAATTACACCAGTGAATCCACCTACACAAAGGAAAGCTGCGCCATGGTCTCATAACGGTTTCGCACTAAGAATCCAAGTGGGTCTAGAAGAACTCGAGGATCTGAAAAGAGACCTTGAGTTAGGATTTGAACGTCTTACGGAAGAAATTTCTATGACTCCTTTGCAAATATga
- the SMKI07G3200 gene encoding SRP1/TIP1 family protein yields the protein MVKLTSIAAGVAAIAAGASATTTLAQSDERVNLVELGVYVSDIRAHLAQYYLFQAAHPTETYPVEVAEAVFNYGDFTTMLTGIAPDQVTRMITGVPWYSTRLKPAISKALSKDGIYTVAK from the coding sequence ATGGTCAAATTAACTTCAATTGCCGCTGGTGTCGCTGCCATTGCTGCCGGTGCCTCCGCCACCACCACTCTAGCTCAATCCGACGAAAGAGTCAACCTGGTTGAGTTGGGTGTCTACGTCTCCGATATCAGAGCTCATTTGGCCCAATATTACTTGTTCCAAGCCGCCCACCCAACTGAAACATACCCAGTCGAAGTTGCTGAAGCTGTCTTCAACTACGGTGATTTCACCACCATGTTGACCGGTATTGCCCCAGACCAAGTGACCAGAATGATCACTGGTGTGCCATGGTACTCCACCAGATTAAAGCCAGCTATCTCCAAGGCTCTATCTAAGGATGGTATCTACACTGTCGCCAAATAG